In Setaria viridis chromosome 5, Setaria_viridis_v4.0, whole genome shotgun sequence, the genomic stretch GCACAGTGAATTTGAATATTAGAGGCATACCGCCAAGGCTTTTGGCTGCATTTTTCAAGCTTCCAGAAAAATATTGCTGAAGGACCTCTAAACTGATAGTTTTTTCAGCTTTCCCACGTCTCCTTTCAGTGGGTTTGTTGGTTTTATGAAGCACCGAAGAATCAGAAGCACCGCTGCCATTTGGTCTGCTAGCAGAAGTGCCATTGTCTTGAGAGTAGTCATCAGCCAACAAATGTCCCTCTGGCATATCTGAAACTTTCTTGTTCCCATTATCAAACTTCTGGTCTCCTCCATGTGTATCACCTTCAGGCGATCCATTAAGGGAACCATCAGAGTTATCAAATTGCGCATCTGTCTTGAGTTCTTCATTCTCGATTTTTAGCACATTGCTAAGTTGAAGGGAAACCCAACTCGAGTCTGCGTCACCAACTACCTTTAGACTACGAAGACACTGCTTCATCAGAGTAAATATAGACTCCAACAAGGCATTTTGCTCATCTTCGTCGATACAATCGGGTGGCAGGAAGAACTCTAATATGTAGTCATCATGTCCAGTATAGGAACTTTGCAAGCATATTGCAAGGCAGCCAGCTAATCCAAACATCCGAGCATAGTGTACAAGGGGATACTTTATCTTGCAGAACTTCCTGATATCTTTTGAAAAGCAAGGTTTCCGTGTGATAAACGCATTTCCAGAAACCCCTTGCCCCCTCTGTAGGTGATGCTCTACACAGGCATCTCTAAATCCCCACATATGAGCATCAATAACATGAAATGCCACATCACTAGTTGACATGCAGACCTCCCCCATGCAACTTCCGTCAAAACTTAAGCAACTCTTTTTCAAACCACCACCATGAGCCAATACACTTCGATACTTGCAAGGAACCCATGTTTGTGCTAAAGGAAGCTTGTGCTCTTCACATACTACAGTCAAGATCTCGAGTATTTCCACCAGAGCAGTCTGACGGCCTTCATTGCATATCTGAgtaaggaagaagatgaacgaAAACATAAACCACCACATAGTATGAACAGGAGAACTTCTCATCCATATTGTAATGATTGAAGGCTCACCTGGACATTTGGATGGTCCAATATTTCCGTGCTTTTAAGATTTACTGCCTGCAGCAATATCACCAAAATGTAAGGTGATAATTCAACAAAATACAGGCTACAGGTGGTTGCTATAGTTGATGTGTAAGGTTACTAACATCAACCTTAAGCACTTTTAGTTGTCACCGGAATGCGTATGTGATACTAGAATAACATACGGCAACGAATGAGAAAAGGGACCAACCTCAAGTGCTTTGCAGACTTTATCAACCTCACAGGCATAGTTTATCTTCTTTGATGTCATTATAAGTTCAACAACAGCAATACATGACTGAGCAGAAGGATCGAAAACAGGCAGGGCAACTGTACCATGAACATTGTAACTGATCGCGTGGTTTAGCCGTGGATACTCGGTACTGCTGTAATACTGCACGTTTGGTGTCCACTCGGGCACCTTTAGCTTGTAGACACGACCAGGTAGCCCCAGCTCTCCGACGTTTCCACCATCTACTGAAAACATGTACATCATGGATACAGCCCTGTACTGAATTAGCCCGATGCTCTGGTGGTCAAGCACGAAAGGCTGTCCTGAAGTAGTAAGAACATAGCGGTCTCCGTTCTTAACTGGTGCCCAGACTTGAACCAACAGATGTTGATCAGTGGATTCCTTGAAGTACCTGAGAGCTTGCGTAAGCCTCTCCTTGAACAAGCTAGAGTTATCTGTGCCATCTCCGTCCAGAGATAGGTGAAACTGCCATTTGGGATTGATTTGTTCAACCCTCTTACTTGTAGTGTCAGAATTCCCTGAACAACAGAAGCAGAATTGTAAGTGGAGAAAGGCTAAGATCGCAGCCTATAAGAATTAATAAAGGGATGCCACTGTGACCAAATGAAGCACAAGTTCTGCTCATGCTTGTCTGTTTGGTCCGAGACCTGCTAGCGCTCATGTGAACAGTTAAATCCCTGTTTATATATATGGGCAGACCAAATTTTCTACAGACACTAATAGGAAATGGCGTGGCCGgtctaaactttcaacaaagaGAAGCAAATCAATGCTTGAACGCACAATACAGAGTCTAGAGCTAATGAAATGTAGTGGCAATGAAGATGGCCTAGTTTATTCGGCACATAAGTAAAGTTGATCTCATTGTCACAACTTAACTATAATATAATGAGACAAGCAAGGCATTATCCAACTGCTTCCACTTTGAATACAATCTAGCATACAGTCCGTGGCGTCATAACCCACCGATAAATCTAGTAAATACAGCACGAGGTAGCTTTAGAGACAGCACACAAGCACTAGGAGACAGAACAAAGTAGTCCATGCATTATAGTGTAAAGTAGTAAATGACTCAGGCAACAATAGGAAGGATCTCTTCTCCTTTCTTTGTTTCTGTATGGGCAGTAAATATAATCAAGTACACCTTGCACCTCCTAGTGGAATCCAATTTGCCATCAACAAATCTTGGCAATGATTAGCGTTAAAAACGAAGCATGACCCCACCAGGTGGGAAAGGAAGGCATGTTTTATTTTAGTCTTAGCTGCACTAAGTAAACAAATTGCAAACTAGGAGATGCGGCTAACTTTAGGACATTTTATCCATATTCTTGCAAACAGGAAGCACAAAGATTCTGTTTGATCTAGAACTGATCAGGCAAATCCTATGAATATGAGGCGAGGCCAATAAGCATGGCACGGATGAAGGGAGTCCCCTAGCTAGAGTTGTCTGTAACAATAAAAAagggcagcaggaggaggaggaggaggccaaaGTCAAACAATAAAGCTGGGAACTTGATAAGGCTAGTGGCGTATTGGTGACAAGAACAAGAGCAAGATTCCAGCTTTCCGCGAATCCAATCGACGCAGGCCCAAGCTAAGCAAAGATGATGGAGCGGAGCACAAAATCTGGCATGGGACGGAGGGGGGGAATCTCCAgccctttttttttgtctaatAATAATAGTTGCTGCGAAATCGTACGATCCAACCAGGAAGAAACAGTAGAACTCACCGGAGCGGGCCCTTTGGACCTCCTCGACGACGGCTGCTGCGACGGCGGCCTCGGGCGCTTGTGGGGCTTCGAGCGGGAGCAGGTGTCGGTCCTCGAAGAGCCAGAGCGGGGAGGGCGGTGTGAGCCAGGAGGAGGAGTTGGCCGGcaggggaggcagcggcggggaggcggagacggaggagaagaggagggaggtgGTGAGGGAGTCGAAGGGCCAGGCGTCGGCGGGGACGGAGCAGGCGTCCCCGGGGCCGGAGGTGGGGGGGTCGAGGTCCATGTGCTGgtgcctggtggtggtggcggcgagcaggaggaggacctGAAAActagcggcgacggcgacggcggaagAGGAGAAGGCGACGACGAGCCGGAGCCGGGACCGGGAGTAGTGGATGGAGGAGGCACGGTGCCATGTGGGGGAGGGGGATCAAATGTGGCTGCGGGGGTGGAGGGAGAAGTGGTGCGTGTGCTGCCGCGCCCCGGAGTGGTGGACCGGAATAAGATAATGGAATTCCTTCCACAAGTGGGCTGCCAATCTGCCAAGCCAAATGCAAAACCAACACATCTCACGAGCACAGACCCTGTGTATGAATGCTGCCAGGAATCACATCTACATCCACCAGAGTATTATTGCTCTGGGGCTCCCGGAATCTACCTTGCCCTCTATTATGAGTTACGGTTTGGATTTATGAAATTCTTTCTCACTCCAAGTGAGAACATAGGAACAATGACATGATGCCGGTTCTtgccattttcatttagatatGTAGCATATTTATCGGCGAGATAAGTAGTAAATACAAGTGGTTCTAAAAGAAAGAGCATAAACATAGCGGAAAGTGCATGCTATGCTTGCTGAGCTATGAATCCACGAGAAGTTGGTTTGTCTAAAGAGAAAAAACATAAAAGTTGCCTGACGAAGGGAAAACTTCTTGGTTCATAGCACCCAGATAATTGAACAACTTTGTCGCGTATCGGTTATAGCACAGATTATTATCCAAGTGGCTACCATGCCATCGGATACTTTTGGTCGATCAGTCGGCCAGGACTATGGAGGTAAAATAATGGTGGGCATGTCCGGTGCACTCCAACACGGCCATAGCAATAATCGGCGGGCCCACCACAGGTCCACAGGCACAGCAGGGAGGGAGAGAGCCGTGGAAGGCGCTGCACCACGTGTTGATCATATCGAGCAGGGAGATGGGATGGATGGACGGGGTCGCTGTTGACGCACCGGGCTCCGGCTACCGCGTCCCACTCCGGCGGCCGCGTCGCAGCGGCTCGGCTAGCCCCCTCCAATCCCGGACGGGCGGAGCAGCTACCGTAATATTCTATCGCCGACCAGCTGCCTGGTGGTGATGGCGACGGGTGTCCACTTGGCCGTGGATCTGATCGGCCAATGGCAGTGCGCATcggcatcttcttcttccaccgcCGTCCGGCCGCTAGCTGCATCTCCCTCCGCCAGATTCCGATTCAGATGGCAACGCCCGGCACCGGCAGCTAGCCTACTACTATGCCTATCTCTTGTACAGTGGTATGTAGGAATCGGAATAGGATACGGTCCATCATATCtgaagccggccggccggccagcttCGCCATCGTCCGACTGCAGGCTACCATCATCGGATCCGATGAAGTTAAGCTGCAGATCGATGAACTAACAGTGCATATGTATGAATGTATGTGATGTGGTGTGACGATGGAGAGGCATATAGAATTATACAAGTGGGTGGGTCGAGATGGATGAATGTACGGAACGAACGGCTCTTGGGAGTATCCATCGGATCCGATGAATCTAGTAATTGGGTGCCGACTGactatatactatatatatcgATCTCAGTAGTGTAATGTAATAATCTGAGTGATGACCCGGCTAGCTTCCCTGCCGTATCGATCCGTACTGTCGTCTCAGATGAAATGGTCATTATTCATAATCCACGAGCTCCCTGCACATCTATCGATCCATTATTTGCTTCCACCTGCGATCGAGCATGGCATTCGTGTACGCGTTGCTGGATGGCATGGGATCGACAAACAAAATCCTTGGCGACAGGTACCTGATATACGCTCATGACATTGACACTTCATATATACACAAGCTAGGCGCTGGTAGGATAGGAATAGGATGCATGACTAgtcttgttcatcttcttctagCAGCTTCCTAATTCGATTCATCCATCTTCACCAGGTCCGCGTCGTCCACCTCAGACTGCAGACAGCTCCATCAGCTCGCTATGAATGATCGAATTGAATGGGCATATTCCATCGCTGTCAAGAgagcagcagctagctagctgctacgCCAACTTGCCCAGCACCAAATAATGGTATTGGTACGGTAGTATAGTGGATGCTGGAGGGGAAAGAAGAATGTGCCTGCGAAGGAAAGGCCACGACATGGCTCCTGTTTGATCCTTTGGCTAAAATTTAGATGTCCAGCTAAAActcagctaaactttagccaaatAAACTTTAGCCAAAGTCAAAAGGAACTTTAGCCGTTAGCTGACTAAGAGTAGCTAAAACCAGCTAAAAGTGAGCAAAGTCCAAAGTACCCCTAAGAGTTCCAAAAAATACCCACTGCCATGCACCTGATCCCCTCTTCCCGCAACCCTTCCAagtgccgccgcccctcgccatCACCGCTgcatcggcgccggcgcccctccccatCGCCGCAGCCGCCGAGGCTGGCCGTGGTGCCGGTGGCAGCCGCGGCCTCCCCCGCCGTAGTTCGTCAGCCGCCGCCGTTGCACAGGGCGTCAGGTGGGGGAGGAACCGAGCCGCCGGCGGAGCTGTtgctcgccgccacctccgccccgACCCAGCGATGAGCGTGTTGATGGGCGTGGTGCCGGTGGCAGCCGCGGCCTCCCTCGCTGCCCGTTGAGCCCCTCACGCGCCACGACCTCCCCCCATCGCAGTTCGTCGGCCGCCACCACTGCACAGGGCGTCGTGTGGGGGAGGAGTCGAGCTACCGGCGGAGACACTgcttgccgccgcctccgcccggtcCCGCGACGAGCACGTTGATGGGCGTGGCGCGGTGATGGGGACGACGCGGTGGCGATGGTGGCGTGGATGGCCTACAGCTTGGCATCGATGGCAGGTCTAGTGGCGCCCTGGTGGAGCCCCTCCCTCACCGTCCGCACTGCTCTGACCCTATCACCGAGCCCCTGCTGCGCCGCCGGGTAGAGGGGTTGGAGACAACGGCGTCGCGGGCTGCAGGGGAGAAGGAGGTCGCGGATGGGGCACAGCCGCCGTCGATACACGGGCGTCGGGTGGGGAGGAGCTGAGCCCATGCAATGAGGCGTGGAGCAGGAGAAGGATAAGAGAAGTTTGATGGGATGTAGAAGAGATGGGTAGGATTGAGAAATACCTCATTTGACCGGTGGATCCAAACACACCCAGCTAATTTTAGCCAGCTATTACTTTAGCTAGTTAAATTTTAGTTCTGAATTTTAgcaggctaaattttagttggtgTGGATCCAAATAGGATCATATTCCAGAACCGCGTGCCAAACAAAGATAGAATCGCATCGCCCGCGTCCACATATACAAATACAGCGCAACGAACATCAACAACAAATATATATGTGCACGACATACATCCAACATCAGCCTCTCCTCAACATCAATACATA encodes the following:
- the LOC117856900 gene encoding protein NLP3: MDLDPPTSGPGDACSVPADAWPFDSLTTSLLFSSVSASPPLPPLPANSSSWLTPPSPLWLFEDRHLLPLEAPQAPEAAVAAAVVEEVQRARSGNSDTTSKRVEQINPKWQFHLSLDGDGTDNSSLFKERLTQALRYFKESTDQHLLVQVWAPVKNGDRYVLTTSGQPFVLDHQSIGLIQYRAVSMMYMFSVDGGNVGELGLPGRVYKLKVPEWTPNVQYYSSTEYPRLNHAISYNVHGTVALPVFDPSAQSCIAVVELIMTSKKINYACEVDKVCKALEAVNLKSTEILDHPNVQICNEGRQTALVEILEILTVVCEEHKLPLAQTWVPCKYRSVLAHGGGLKKSCLSFDGSCMGEVCMSTSDVAFHVIDAHMWGFRDACVEHHLQRGQGVSGNAFITRKPCFSKDIRKFCKIKYPLVHYARMFGLAGCLAICLQSSYTGHDDYILEFFLPPDCIDEDEQNALLESIFTLMKQCLRSLKVVGDADSSWVSLQLSNVLKIENEELKTDAQFDNSDGSLNGSPEGDTHGGDQKFDNGNKKVSDMPEGHLLADDYSQDNGTSASRPNGSGASDSSVLHKTNKPTERRRGKAEKTISLEVLQQYFSGSLKNAAKSLGVCPTTMKRICRQHGISRWPSRKINKVNRSLSKLKQVIESVQGSDAAFNLTSITGPLPIPVGPSSDSHNVEKVTQSKVAEPSNLAVDGDRDSSLQRSLENDGHFGIHMAQQGFIGNNNDAQLEADKASHSRSSSGEGSINSRTSEGSCQGSPANRTFVCKPIASTFAEPQLNPEEFHKEPFQEPQLPLSRMLIEDSGSSKDLKNLFTPAADQPFLAPPSNLVSMKHSGTVTIKASFKEDIVRFRFPCSGSVTVLKDEVAKRLRMDVGTFDIKYLDDDHEWVKLACNADLEECMEISRNSGNHVIRLLVSDITAHFGSSCGSSG